In a single window of the Amycolatopsis sp. cg5 genome:
- a CDS encoding IS256 family transposase produces MSGVENAEDSKPEAGLGGLDEQLVAQLLNSAKASGLKLTGEGGVLQQLTKRLLESALEGEITDHLGYDKHDPAGRGTGNSRNGTRSKTVLTDVGPVEIDVPRDRDASFEPKIVAKRQKRLGGVDEMVISLAAKGLTTGEISAHLAEVYGAEVSRQTISTITDKVIEGMVEWQNRPLDPVYPVIFIDAIHVKIRDGQVSNRPIYVALAVTCEGRRDILGLWAGDGGEGAKYWLHVLTELKNRGVADVLMVVCDGLTGLPDAITTVWPQTITQTCVVHLLRNSFRYAGRQHWDAIAKALKPVYTAPTEAAARERFGEFADAWGARYPAIVRLWDNAWAEFVPFLAFDPEIRRVICSTNAIESVNARIRRAVKARGHFPNEQAALKCVYMAIMSLDPTGTGRKRWTMRWKPALNAFEIAFDGRLAAGRK; encoded by the coding sequence ATGTCCGGCGTGGAGAACGCTGAGGACTCGAAGCCCGAGGCAGGCTTGGGTGGCCTGGATGAGCAGCTCGTCGCGCAGCTGCTGAACAGCGCTAAGGCCAGTGGGCTGAAGCTGACCGGTGAGGGTGGGGTGTTGCAGCAGCTGACCAAGCGGCTGCTGGAGTCCGCGCTCGAGGGCGAGATCACCGATCACCTCGGTTATGACAAACACGACCCCGCCGGTCGTGGGACCGGCAACTCGCGTAACGGCACCCGGTCCAAGACCGTGCTCACCGACGTGGGCCCGGTCGAGATCGACGTGCCGCGGGATCGGGACGCGAGCTTCGAGCCGAAGATCGTGGCCAAGCGACAGAAACGCCTGGGCGGTGTGGATGAGATGGTGATCTCGCTGGCCGCGAAGGGCCTCACGACCGGGGAGATTTCCGCGCATCTGGCCGAGGTCTATGGCGCTGAGGTGTCGCGGCAGACGATTTCCACGATCACCGACAAGGTCATCGAGGGCATGGTCGAGTGGCAGAACCGGCCGTTGGACCCGGTTTACCCGGTGATCTTCATCGACGCGATCCACGTCAAGATCCGCGACGGGCAGGTCAGTAACCGGCCGATCTATGTCGCGCTCGCGGTGACCTGCGAAGGACGGCGTGACATTCTCGGGCTCTGGGCCGGTGACGGTGGTGAGGGCGCGAAGTACTGGCTGCATGTGCTCACCGAGCTCAAGAACCGGGGCGTGGCCGATGTGCTCATGGTCGTCTGCGACGGGCTGACCGGACTGCCGGACGCGATCACCACGGTCTGGCCGCAAACGATCACCCAGACCTGCGTGGTTCACCTGCTGCGTAACAGTTTCCGCTACGCCGGCCGCCAGCACTGGGACGCGATCGCCAAAGCGCTCAAACCGGTCTACACCGCCCCGACCGAGGCCGCCGCCCGGGAGCGCTTCGGCGAGTTCGCCGATGCCTGGGGCGCTCGCTATCCGGCGATCGTACGGTTGTGGGACAACGCCTGGGCCGAGTTCGTGCCGTTCCTGGCGTTCGACCCGGAGATCCGGCGGGTGATCTGCTCGACCAACGCCATCGAGAGCGTCAACGCCCGCATTCGCCGCGCGGTGAAGGCCCGCGGACACTTCCCGAACGAGCAGGCCGCACTCAAATGCGTCTACATGGCCATCATGAGCCTCGACCCGACCGGCACCGGTCGCAAACGCTGGACGATGCGGTGGAAACCCGCGCTGAACGCCTTCGAGATCGCCTTCGACGGCCGCCTGGCCGCCGGACGCAAGTAA
- a CDS encoding DUF3558 domain-containing protein — MRTATLGVVITAGLLLAGCSGTIPGNAQTTPPTASPSTSSGLSVPPVANPLDTTKFEQNPCDVLTKEQARELANLTTTKLDAEAPGGAICSWVDENHNDINFSLNRTGGLETLYRNHRSDDPGYFEPVPSVAGYPAVFADIQDGRGL; from the coding sequence ATGCGCACAGCGACACTCGGTGTCGTCATAACCGCAGGGCTGCTGCTCGCGGGTTGCTCTGGAACAATCCCAGGCAACGCGCAGACCACACCCCCTACGGCTAGTCCGTCCACAAGTAGCGGTCTGTCGGTACCGCCGGTGGCCAATCCGCTCGACACCACCAAGTTCGAACAGAACCCCTGCGATGTTCTCACTAAAGAGCAGGCTCGCGAACTCGCCAACCTGACGACTACCAAACTGGACGCTGAAGCTCCCGGCGGCGCGATCTGTTCCTGGGTGGACGAGAACCACAACGACATCAACTTCAGCCTCAACCGGACCGGTGGACTGGAGACCTTGTATCGAAACCACAGGTCTGACGATCCTGGCTATTTCGAGCCAGTCCCGAGCGTCGCCGGATACCCCGCAGTTTTTGCCGACATCCAAGATGGCCGGGGACTGTAA
- a CDS encoding alpha/beta hydrolase: MADALNQRCTQLIALNDDVESAAKFPGWSGDAAAAASTRGNSLISGLEQRVAEASAVRRGAHEVQLAVERLTTVVAETDELARRNCWHIGDDGAVVAPPTDGPPPSPEVVAQRQRVRVELLDRVEQILRRATDVDADFAAILTRAMRGEITEQNANTLAQAADAGTRQSGLSIIGPPGGGTPGDNKAWWDSLSDTAKATILRDAPDLVRNLDGIPVADRDSANRAVLQREISKLEREATELSRANPNDPRSPHQTDWPGKEKLDEIAGKLNGLHNIENRLNHPGLGQQQAFLIGLDVQGDGKAIVSSGNPDAARNVATYVPGTGAELAKISSEMERSDRMVDEAMRADSPSTAVISWVGYDAPDDVVPNAMSSDYADNAKKDLDRFQDGLRVTHHGDPSHNTMVGHSYGTTVIGHAARDEHLAVDDIVFVASPGVGVNHASELGLPAERVHSTVDAHDPIQLAPVHGIEPQNFSDANVFSSGSTDPGKSTEGPIYQFGYNSDAHSMYWDKDNKALANMGRVIAGQPTF; encoded by the coding sequence GTGGCCGACGCACTCAACCAGCGCTGCACGCAGCTGATCGCGCTCAACGACGACGTGGAGTCAGCGGCGAAGTTCCCCGGCTGGTCCGGCGACGCCGCTGCGGCCGCGTCCACCCGCGGCAATTCGCTGATTTCTGGCTTGGAGCAGCGGGTCGCCGAGGCGTCCGCGGTCCGCCGAGGCGCACACGAAGTGCAGCTCGCGGTCGAACGCCTCACGACCGTGGTCGCCGAGACCGACGAACTCGCCCGGCGCAACTGCTGGCACATCGGCGACGACGGCGCCGTCGTCGCACCACCGACGGACGGCCCGCCTCCGTCCCCGGAGGTCGTCGCTCAGCGTCAGCGTGTCCGTGTCGAACTGCTGGATCGAGTCGAGCAGATCCTGCGGCGCGCAACCGACGTCGACGCGGACTTCGCGGCGATCCTGACCAGGGCGATGCGCGGGGAGATCACCGAGCAGAACGCGAACACACTCGCCCAGGCCGCGGACGCCGGCACCCGCCAGAGCGGGCTGTCCATCATCGGACCGCCCGGCGGTGGCACGCCGGGTGACAATAAGGCCTGGTGGGACAGCCTGTCCGACACCGCGAAAGCGACCATCCTGCGTGACGCCCCTGACCTGGTCCGCAATCTCGATGGCATCCCAGTAGCGGATCGGGACTCGGCTAACCGGGCGGTGCTCCAGCGCGAGATCAGCAAGCTCGAGCGTGAAGCGACCGAACTGTCCCGCGCGAACCCGAACGACCCGAGATCGCCTCATCAGACCGACTGGCCGGGCAAGGAAAAGCTGGACGAGATCGCCGGAAAACTCAACGGCTTGCACAACATCGAGAACCGGCTGAACCACCCGGGCCTTGGTCAGCAGCAAGCGTTCCTCATCGGCTTGGACGTCCAAGGCGACGGGAAGGCGATCGTGTCCTCCGGAAACCCCGACGCCGCCAGGAACGTCGCCACGTACGTGCCGGGCACCGGCGCGGAGCTGGCAAAGATCAGCAGCGAGATGGAACGCTCCGATCGGATGGTCGACGAGGCCATGCGAGCAGATTCGCCGTCGACCGCGGTGATCTCTTGGGTCGGTTACGACGCACCTGACGACGTGGTGCCCAACGCGATGAGTTCCGACTACGCCGACAACGCCAAGAAGGACCTGGACCGGTTCCAGGATGGCCTGCGCGTCACCCACCATGGCGACCCGTCGCACAACACCATGGTCGGGCACAGCTACGGCACCACTGTGATCGGGCACGCCGCTCGCGACGAGCACCTGGCGGTCGACGACATCGTGTTCGTCGCCAGTCCGGGCGTCGGGGTCAATCACGCGAGTGAACTCGGCTTGCCCGCCGAGCGCGTCCACTCGACAGTGGACGCGCATGACCCGATCCAATTGGCACCTGTACATGGGATTGAGCCGCAGAACTTCAGCGATGCCAACGTTTTCTCCTCCGGTTCAACCGATCCGGGCAAGTCGACCGAAGGGCCGATTTACCAGTTCGGCTACAACTCGGATGCCCATTCGATGTACTGGGACAAGGACAACAAGGCACTCGCCAACATGGGCCGCGTCATCGCCGGCCAGCCCACGTTCTAG
- a CDS encoding transcriptional regulator — translation MRSVPTEPPPINPEPLGKWLADELEARGWSQADFAAILGRPTRFISEIINGKKEITRESAAQIGAALDQTAEMWLNLQDQYLLAEQAKDLRTQAKLNDVRKRALISKHAPVELLRKRDILRSTEFDSLEDEPKFLASARRLSRRNVVAFREPNQPAGRGCPALRCGARAGAGCARRRGLRLRLRQRGPLWWGAGTVGCGPGVCGRGRASGSCVATCEPWMTLAADLREERWPTLACAAEEVVPDLDIQDAERHHHDELELAQTGDRAATFAVRLRLVRSAGRAVPGQRL, via the coding sequence ATGAGAAGCGTTCCCACCGAGCCGCCGCCGATCAACCCCGAGCCGCTAGGCAAATGGCTGGCTGACGAGCTTGAGGCCCGCGGCTGGTCCCAGGCAGACTTCGCCGCCATCCTTGGACGACCGACCCGGTTCATCTCCGAGATCATCAACGGCAAGAAAGAGATCACCCGCGAGTCGGCCGCACAGATCGGTGCCGCTCTCGACCAGACCGCCGAGATGTGGCTGAACCTGCAGGACCAGTACCTGCTCGCCGAGCAGGCGAAGGACCTGCGCACGCAGGCCAAGCTCAACGATGTCCGCAAGCGGGCACTGATCAGCAAGCACGCCCCAGTTGAGCTGCTCCGCAAGCGCGACATCCTGCGCTCGACGGAGTTCGACTCCCTCGAGGACGAGCCCAAGTTTCTGGCGTCCGCCAGGCGGTTGTCACGGAGAAACGTGGTCGCATTTCGTGAACCAAACCAGCCTGCCGGTCGTGGTTGCCCCGCGCTCCGCTGCGGCGCTCGAGCGGGCGCTGGGTGTGCTCGCCGTCGAGGTCTACGGCTTCGCCTGCGACAGAGGGGCCCGCTCTGGTGGGGCGCGGGGACCGTTGGGTGTGGTCCCGGCGTGTGTGGTCGGGGCAGGGCCTCTGGTTCCTGCGTCGCTACGTGTGAGCCTTGGATGACCCTCGCCGCCGACCTGCGCGAGGAGCGATGGCCCACGCTGGCTTGCGCCGCCGAGGAGGTTGTGCCCGACCTCGACATCCAGGACGCCGAACGCCACCACCACGACGAACTCGAACTCGCGCAAACTGGAGACCGGGCTGCCACCTTCGCGGTTCGACTACGACTGGTTCGCTCTGCGGGACGTGCTGTTCCAGGACAGAGACTGTGA